From the Coffea eugenioides isolate CCC68of chromosome 1, Ceug_1.0, whole genome shotgun sequence genome, the window TTAATATATATTCAGACgcatttgataataaaaattgaacatctgaattaattaaatgccACTGAATTTCTTAGGCAAaacttgtttcaaaaaataagtgataagctatttacttatcattgaatgtgatatacactcaaatatatttgatttaatatgtaacaattcaataatttaatggattcaaatttcaaatttcagattccagttttatcaaacgcacccttaATTTAGTTGaaatggtgtagataactttaTGTGCTGATTGGTTGAATGATATTGTATATTTTCTGTTTCAATAATTAATCTTCTATAAACATTGGGGCAGTGCAGGCATTTCCTCATTCTTAAAGGATTGtacaaataaatatttttatttcttcccatataattttttttttcaaaattaccTCATAAAACTCGACCGTTAGCATCATTTGTTATAGTAGGCGCCAAAACACCAACGGTTTTTCAAACGGATGGAGGCACCTATACTACTTAACCTCGAAAAAGTCCCATTTTTGCCTAAACAAGTCCCAGCCCACGATTCAATACACTGGAATTCAGTGATAAAACATCAAGCAAAGCTGAAAAATGACAGAGCAATACTTACTACATACGCCCATATGGAAGCTTTGGGCATCTTGCCTAATAGTACAACATTGCCTCTGATTTTCAAGGCTTGTGCGAATTTGCAAACCCTTGAGAGAGGCAAGAAGATACAAAACGATATGATGGGTTCCCCTTTGATCAATGACATCCGGGTTGGGACTAGTCTTGTTGATTTTTATAGCAAATGTGGGTGTCTAGAAGATGCTTATTACGTATTCGATGAAATGCCAAAAAGGGATGTCATAGCCTGGAATGCAATGATTTTGGGGTGCGTGCAGTGCATGGAGTATGAGGCAGCGTTATTTCTGTTCATGGAGATGCAAGAGGAGAATTTGAGGCCTAATTCTAGGACGGTTGTTTCATTGCTTAAGGCATGTGGTGAGCTTTCAGAGCTGGGCCTTGGGAAAGGGATCCACGGGTATTGTTTGAGGAATGGACTTATGGAAATGAGCAGTCATGTGGGTAGTGCTTTAATTAGTTTCTATTCAAGATTTGACATGACAACTGCTAATCATGTTTTCAGGTCGTTGGGTTCAAGGAGCACTGTTAGTTGGAATTCGATGCTTTGTGGGTATTTTGATGCCGGTCATTACTTGAAAACTGTAGATCTTTTCCTCTGGATGCTCAAGGGGGGAAAAGAATATGATCATGTTACTGTTCTAGTTATTATTCAGGCCTGTGCGGAACTGGGACTTATTGAGTTGGGAATGCAAGTCCATCAACTTGTAAAAAAACATGGCTTCAGTAAAGATCTGCACACACTAAATGCATTGATGAGGTTCTACAGCAGCATGGGGTACTTGAAATGTTCATTTAATCTATTTATCTCTGTTCCTAACAAAGATGTTGTGCTGTGGAATTCTATGATTTCAGCATGCATTGATAACAGCTTGAATGATGAAGCAATTAAAATGTTCACTAAGATGCAAATAGAAGGCATTAGACCAAATGACAGTTCTATTATTAGCATGATAAACTTATTTGCAGGTTTGGAAAAAGGATTGACAAATGGAAAAAGCTTGCATGCTTATGCAATTAAGTATGGAATGGAGGCCTTTACACTCTGTCGAATTGCTTTGTTGAATATGTATGGAGTTTTAAATTGTGTTGAAGATGCCTTGAACATTTTCTCCGAGACAAATGATTCAGATGTAGTTTCTTGGAACACTTTAATTGCTGCATTGGTTCATAATGGATTAAGAAGCCAAGTATTCTTATTCTTTAGGCAGATGCAGGAATCAGATGTCAAACCAAATGGTCACACTATAATTTCCATTCTTGCTGCTTGTGATGATGATACCTTTCTGAACACTGGAAGATCTTTCCATGGTTATGTAGTAAAAAATGGTCTGGAAGTAGATGTTGCACTGAATGCTGCACTGactgaaatgtacatgaattgTGGTGATGAGGCAAATGCTAAGTATCTGTTTGAGGGCTTCAGAAACAAAGATTTGATCTCTTGGAATGCCATGATTTCCAATTACGTGAACAACAACCGACCTCAAAAAGCTTTGTTGCTTTTCCATCGCATGATTTCGCAAGTTGAACCCAATTTCTCAACAATAGTAAGTGCTCTTTCTGCATGTGCATATCTAGCAGAACTTTCTCAAGGCCTTTGTTTACATGCCTACATAACACGAAGGGAATCATTAATGGGTTTTCATTTGCCTGTGGCAAATGCTTTAATAACTATGTACGCAAGATGCGGCTGCATGAGATATGCTGAATATGTATTTAGTTCCTTACGAAAAAGAAATTCAGTTTCTTGGAATGCAATAATAGCTGGCTATGGCATGCATGGCCGAGGACATGATGCTGTTCTTGCCTTCTCACAAATGTTAGAAGAAGGGTTCCTGCCCACAGATGTTACATTTGTTTCTGCTTTGTCAGCTTGCAGCCATTCTGGTTTGATAGAAAAAGGATTGCAGCTTTACCACTTGATGGTTCAGCACTTTTATATTACCCCAAAACTTGTCCACTATGCTTGCGCAGTGGATCTATTGTCACGAGGTGGGCGTTTAGATGAAGCCATGCAATTAATTAAGTCTATGCCAATTGCTCCTGATGCATCAGTGTGGCGAGCTCTGCTTGGTGCTTGTAGAGTTTATTCTGAAACCAGTTATGCCAAAATCATTTTTGAAAAGCTTGTTGAATTGGAACCAACAAATGCAGGTAAttatattttactttcaaatgtCTTTGCTGCTGCAGGCCATTGGTCAGAGGTCAGAAAATTGCGAATACTACTTGAGAAAAAGGGTTTGGTAAAACCTCCTGGAAAAAGTTGGATCGTGGTTAAAAATAAACTTCACCAGTTCACTGCTGGAGACAAGTCACATCCCGAAAGTGACAAAATTTATCAAAAGTTGTCTTATTTGGTGTCATCAATTAAAAGAAGGGGTTATGTTCCAGATGTTTGTTGGGTTCTCCATGATGAAGAACCTGAAGAAAAACTCAGAAGGCTACTAAGCCACAGTGAGAAGCTTGCTATTGCTTTCGGATTGATGAATGCAGGTGCTAAGTCACCAGTTTTGATCACAAAGAACCTGAGGGTTTGTGGTGATTGCCATGAATTTAGTAAGCATGTATCCAGATTGGTTGGCAAAGAAATAATTCTGAGAGATGGAAGTCGTTTCCATCATTTTAGCAATGGTATCTGTTCATGCAAAGATTATTGGTGAGGAGTGGTGTGATTGCCTGTTCAGATCAGGTTTCCATTTTAAGTCTATTCTTTTGGGGTAATAACTCTGGATCAAGAGGAAGGTCAAAGTTCAACTTATGAAGTTTGGAATCTTACTCTTTGTGTCTCCAATTACCATAATCCAGCTATAGACTGGATGCAACATTTTCAACTAAGTGCCACAATCCAACAAATTGATTCTGTAAGATTATAGCGTTAAGTTACAATCATTAACTTCTCAAATTACATGTGAATCCTTTGGATATCTGTTAATAGTTGTACAAAGAACTAGGTTGCTCTGGACATTCATGATTGATTGAAGTTTTCTGTTTCAATTATGCCTATACTTTGTtgtttttccagccatttaacTTCCATAATATTTTAATTCCTCCTTGTGCAGTGCTCATGCTCTGTGTGGTTGTGTGGAAAATGCTTGATAAATGGGCATTTAATGCACCAAACTTTTCAATGTCGTGAGATGCAGACGGAAAATTCATGTAAACTTTGAGTGTTTTTTCTTGATataagttcttcaaattttcagTAAAGCAGTAGATAAAATTGCTAAAATATTTGAACTGTCCTTAAAATTCACAATTGACTTTTGATGATTTTGGTAGAGCTCTATATTTTTGGTAGCTGTAAAATTGTCTCTACTATACCATAGGCCACACTTTTTGTGATCACATTAAACAAAATTAACTTATTAAAAAGCTATCCCAGAGAGTATTGCTAAGAATATGTTTATGAAGTAATTTTTTCCTTTGTAAAATAGCATATCTATGCCCAAGTGTAAATTTCCATCTAAAGCAAGATGGAGAACACGCTGGTTCTTTTGCCTTTTGACCAGAGGCTAATCCACAATCAGCCTCCAAGTTAATTTTTTCTTTGTGCTTATGAGCTCAATTAACCACTACTGAGATCTCCATCTTTCCAACAATGTTAAAAAGAGCATGCTTGTAATTTTTGCTTTActtttaaaatttctgttcaAAAGATATGCAAAAAGGTATATGCAGCCTTTATTCTAGACAATACATAGAGAACGTCTGATAATAATGATGAGTATTCCTGGTTCTTGATTTGACTTCAATTGCATGAGCGTTGCCTTTTCTTCTTGAAGCTGGAAACTTAATTTGTCAGGTGCACAGGCGTTGACAAAGTCATAAATAGTACTAGAGGCAGAAGAATTAAGTGCAAATTATTCATTGAGGTGACCGGTTTGTCAgcttttctaaaattttataGCTCAGGTGATTGGTATTTTATTGTTTGTCTTCTGTTTTTGCATGTGCACCAGATGTAAGGTCCAAATTTGTCTGAATAAAATCTTCCCTTCTGGTGGAATATTTTTTGTAACTTCTAGTTAGCAGTAATAATAGGTGCAGTGTACTTTACAAGTTTGTATGCGGACACTTAATCTTCTTTACATGTTTAACTTATAACCATTTATTTCAGATTTTTCTTTACAAAAAACATGTGTTTGAAATTGTGATTAGGATTGTATGTCCTATGTGATTGCTAATGCTCTTCCAAGTGAATGGTATGCTTTTCAGTTGAACTGGATCATTTGCATCTAGAAAGAAAGTATGACATCAATTTGACTAAGATAGCAATATCTGCTAATATTAGATAATATGATAGTTTTGGTTCAGTTTATGTCATCTTACCATTTTGTAGAATCCTTCAATGAATATAGAATAGAGAAGGAAAGTAACTCCCCAGTTGTGCCCATTTTGAGTCCCAAAAACTAGCATGCTTCTCAGTTTTTCCGTTTATTCCTTTTTATGGCATTTTTGTTTTGGCAACAAAATAACCAGCTAGTGAAAAATATTGCCCTGCCTGGATACCACCTTCATCATTTAGAAAAAGAACACAATATTTGTTTTATTAGCAAAAATTTGTAGCTACTTAATAAGGAGCGAACTGCCTATGTATCAGCATACGTGAACATTTTAtgatttgagtttttatcagtGCGTTTGTCTCTGGTCCTGAGAACTATGCCTCAATGCCAAATAGGTGGTATTGATAGTTTGGGTGTTCCACCCAACTCTCTGCTTCTACACATTCTGTTGTTTTTCCCTACCAAAAGTGCTGCAGCCAGCCATGTCAATCCCATCCAGCAGATGGGGATTTCTTTTCACTTCACTTTCCGATATATATCTCGTGTTATATAATTACTATAAAGGCACCAAACATGACTGTGATTGGATGGTTCTATAATCCTTTAGATTTTGGGATCGAGTTATTCAACCATGAAAAGGGGCttcttttagaaaattttgtcTGTACCTGGCAAAATTTAGATGAAATTCATAGATTCCAAATTGACCGGTTAATTGGTTCTGTGCTTCAAATTAATGTCAAAGAACTTGAGATTTTTGTGGGTGACTATAATAGTGAAAACTACTGTAGTttccgtgccaagcactagttAGTTTGAAAACAAATAGGAATTTGGATTTGATTATTCCTGAATTGGTTTCTTTACCAAGTGTTAAGGTTATGCACTTGGAGGGCTTTGGATTTGTTGATTAAGGCAGTGTTAATAGGCTTATTCAGGGGTGTCATTGGCTTGAAGAATTGTTTCTGTTGGGCTCTTCACCACAACCAAAATCTTTATTTCTTGACTCCTCCTCTGCAAACTTTTTCCTCTGTGCCTTTCTGGTGTCCTTAGTATAGTAGAGATGTTTGCTATTACTGCAAAGTCATCCAATCCTGAACATTCATCCTATTATGTGAGTGGAAAGCATGAAGTTGGTATAGATGCTGCAAATCTTAAAAATTTTGACTAGAATAGTGAATCGTgtagattttatttgaaaacTCAAGTCTTTCTATGCAAAAGTATTGCAGGTTGGATCTCCCAGTTGTCTTGGGAGGAAAATTGATTAACTTCATCAGCATGCTCTTAAATTTGTTGGGGCGCATGCAGGTCGTGAACCTCTCTTTTTGTCTGAAAACATTCTCAAAGGTGCAGCAGGGTTTCCTTATATCTTGTTCATGTAATTTGGCTTTGATTCTAAGCTTTAGAGAATTTTCCTCTCATGAGTCAGACATTGTTAGAAGCTTTATACTTGATCTTACTTCTTGTTCGCATGGAAGCTCTCTACTTTTTGCAGCGGTTGGCCATTGTCGAAAATTTGACCACTTTAGAGCTTGAAGCTTCTGATTATGATAGTCCAGATACTCTCTGTACCTGTACGTGGAAAATTTTGCTGAGCTTACTTGAAAGTGCCACCTACCCTGAAGTGCTTTTCTTCATAAAAATGAGTTATTGTGATTCGTGAGCCTTACTTTTTGATTTTGCTTGCTCTATGGTTTAAAGAAGATGTCTAGATCTAGAAACATTTTCCAGTGGGTGCACAAAATTAACAAGAATATTTATTTAATCCTTCTAAAGGTATACATGTCACGCTGACTCCCCGGGCTTGTGGGCCCAAGATGTGATCAGAGTTTCAATAGTCAAGTTCAACTATTTGGGTTCTATCCTCACTAGTCCAGAATGAATATTCTTAGTTAGATTTAACGGTTGATACTTTGCTTAAGTATTGGTGTACAACACTTTACTTTTTCGATTAAGAATGGGATATTATATTCACCTCTTCATTTTAGAGTTTGCCTCCTCACAAAATCTAACCCAATATTATAATCTGAATTGTCCACTTAATTGTGTTGGATTCTAGAGATGGCTCGTACGGATTCTAGTGGTGGTTCGTACAGActctagtgattttttttttgttatactTTCCATTGAAGCTGGATCTTCCTTCTAGTTATGAAATATACCCCTGGCCCTGGATAGTTtgagaaacaaaattttttcaataaGAGTAAGCCTACCATCCTCGTTGGAGGTTTTCCGTAGACATTCATACCTTTTGACGATTAAGatttaccaatttgataagtACTAGTTTTTACTTCAATTTCTTTTTAGTTACTAATGCTGATTTGGCAGCAATCAACCTTCTCTTAAAGCCTGCATTTCCATTCTCAATAATACCAGCACTTGTTTAACCCCAATAGCCACACACACATCTAGCACATTTCTTTTGGTTCCATTGAAGCGTTTCCCAGAAACACACAAGAACtagtgaaagaaaaagaaaacaaatctgTCCCACATCGAAGAAATTCCATCTTTTCGTTACTTAATAACCAGATGCCTAGGACCCACCTGCCGCCGAGCTTGGTCGCGCGAGCTTGTGACCCAAGTGGGGGTATTAAAGTGTTGGAACGTTGGATTGGCCCAAATGGTAGGCCTTGTAGAGCTACTCACCGGCCTGCCCATTCCAAGCGGAGAGCTGAGCCATGTGGTTTGAGCGGAGGCCTGGACCACTTGGCTCCTAAAGTGGAGGATATTGCGTGAGGCTGGCTTGACAGAGCAACGAAAACTTCCCGCTCCTCGCAGTGGAAGGATAACAGGCTAGAGCTGCACAAGTCCACTATTACCAAATGGGTCATCCTAATTGGACCAAcactttttgaaattttttaaagtgaaatttttttaaaaaaatttctaaaggAAAAGTTGTGCAGTACAAACTTTTTTtgcaataaagaaaaagaaatggtgAATCTGCAAAGATAATAAAGCGTTGAGTTTTCCCAATACTTGCAATCAAAagaaaatctccaaaaaaataaataaaggaacgGTAAGCACCAAgtttttccaaatttcaaatactatttcaccaaaattctcTTCACATTTGGTTTTTGAGTGATTAAAAGTCTAATACCTACACACATTTTCAAGTTTACTCATTCTTTATCAGCCGAATATATGCTTGGAGTTTTATATCATTGTTTACTAAAAATAACTCTGATTGCATTTTAGAGAAGACATCAACCCTCTAAAAAATCAATTTAATGGCtgcaaaaaaatgcacaacatGACCTACCAACCTACATTGTAGTTGTAGTGGTAGAGagacatccaaaaaaaaaaagatttgattTAACGAAAGTTTTTACTTTTCAAATAAAATCGACCTCAATACATAAAACGAAAAAAAGGaaccaaaaataaaacattGCATAAGATAATTTGGAAAAGAGATGGATTGAAAGAAGGGATGATTTAAGTGGCATGAGAAGGATATATAATTAAAAGATGAGACTGTCCacttttatttaagaaaaaaaaaagatggctTTTAATGGGCCAAAAAATTGTTGCAGGAGTGTCACAGCACGAATGGTTCTCTCTCTTATGGCTTACAACAGCACCTCTCCTGAGCTCAGCGGGACAGCAGGGAACCTTGTAACTTCACAAACGTAAAAATTTTCGTCCCAAGATCAGAATTATCTCCAAATCCGCTGTTCTTGCAAGGTAATCTCTCTTCCCTTTACCTTTATTCGTTCAAGTGTCAGTCACTTTGTTTAGGATAATTCCTTTACTTCTTTCTGAGGCTCGAGTTTATGTTGCTTTTCGCAAGGCAGGGTGGAATTCTTGATGATACAATTTACCCCTCAAGAAATTGAAATCTATGAAAAATATAGATTTTTTCTTCCTTTGATGGTCCAGCAGAAAACAAAACATTAGGTCACGGACTGTTCTGTAATTAATCTGGTAAGGAAAATGTTCTGAATTTAATTATATCTTTCACTTGGTGTTGGTATTTTGATGGAAAATTGAATCTTGATACTTAAGCTATAGATACAACACAAGTATATTAGGCTATTGTTGCTCTTTCAGAATGTAAGTTAGTCATTTATTTTGGGTATTTAACTGTAAAGTCTATGAATTGGTGGGAGGATTTGTTTTGAATATGAatgataaaaatttaaaaaaagtgATGACTGAGATTGCACATTTGTTGGGACAAAGAAAAATTGAGGAATTGGAAATAGTTATCATCAGTCCAGTAGCTGCCCTGCTGCTAGACTTGCTGTGATTTTTAATCCCAAGGTTTTAAATGGAATTTGGTTAATGATGGCTTCTTGCTCAAGATAAGTTTGTCAATGCAATTAGTATTATTAAACATCtgcaattttatttttctcttacaTGTCAGTGTCGCGAATCTTGGGTCAACCTAAACATGAAGAAAATAGCTGTGTCACAGATATAGGGCAAGGATAGTGCAGTTTTGGCATTAGAACTTACTGCTCTTTAGGCCTTTTCTTTTGTATCTTGGTCTTATGGATAAGGTTTTTCCTCAAGAAATAGTGTGGGATTTCAGCTTGAGTTTACAGGACATCAGATAAGATTTCAGAAATTTAGCCCCTGTTTGTATATCTACTTGCTGATCTGCTAACACATAGAGTTGGCTGCTTTGCAAGGTTCTATGTCTTGGCTTCTTTTCCTGTTTCCGTCATTTTAGTTGTATTCTTTTGGTTGAAACCTGTAACTGCAGAAATCTAGAAAATCTGGATGCTGACTGCAGAATGACGACTTTGTAACTAATTAGGGCAAGCAAAGCATGGGGGGATtatgaaaagtaagaaaatggaaaatgttTAGCATGCATGACAATCCTTCTGTGATGGTATTGTGAGACATGGATGCTGCTCACTACCTTCTTCTTAAACAGAGTGAAGTAATGTGCATCTAAACAGTTATAATTGTATTTGTTGTGACAATCATGGAAGAGCCTCCAATGTGATGAATGTTGCTTATTCCTAACAGGAATGCACAGTCTAATAGTTCCTTAAAGGGGCTCAAATTAGGGGTGTGAATTGAAATCGAAATCGATAATTCCGAActttgaaatcggaatttttcgaaattttggtATCAGAAATTTCGACagatttcgatttcaaattcacCAATTCTGAATTCGAATTTGTTCCAAATTCAATTCGGAATTCTGTAAATTtcgatttcaccgaattcatgaatataaaaattattattattataatataaatattatattacatatatatataaaatattttatatatgtgtgaaaacgaaattgaaatcgaaatagtaattccgatttcaccgaattcatgaatataaaaattattattataatataaatgttatattatatatatatatatatatgaacaacagatttgaaatcgaaatagaaATTCTGaattccgatttcgatttcgaattgtgaattcgaaat encodes:
- the LOC113765408 gene encoding pentatricopeptide repeat-containing protein At4g21065-like; protein product: MEALGILPNSTTLPLIFKACANLQTLERGKKIQNDMMGSPLINDIRVGTSLVDFYSKCGCLEDAYYVFDEMPKRDVIAWNAMILGCVQCMEYEAALFLFMEMQEENLRPNSRTVVSLLKACGELSELGLGKGIHGYCLRNGLMEMSSHVGSALISFYSRFDMTTANHVFRSLGSRSTVSWNSMLCGYFDAGHYLKTVDLFLWMLKGGKEYDHVTVLVIIQACAELGLIELGMQVHQLVKKHGFSKDLHTLNALMRFYSSMGYLKCSFNLFISVPNKDVVLWNSMISACIDNSLNDEAIKMFTKMQIEGIRPNDSSIISMINLFAGLEKGLTNGKSLHAYAIKYGMEAFTLCRIALLNMYGVLNCVEDALNIFSETNDSDVVSWNTLIAALVHNGLRSQVFLFFRQMQESDVKPNGHTIISILAACDDDTFLNTGRSFHGYVVKNGLEVDVALNAALTEMYMNCGDEANAKYLFEGFRNKDLISWNAMISNYVNNNRPQKALLLFHRMISQVEPNFSTIVSALSACAYLAELSQGLCLHAYITRRESLMGFHLPVANALITMYARCGCMRYAEYVFSSLRKRNSVSWNAIIAGYGMHGRGHDAVLAFSQMLEEGFLPTDVTFVSALSACSHSGLIEKGLQLYHLMVQHFYITPKLVHYACAVDLLSRGGRLDEAMQLIKSMPIAPDASVWRALLGACRVYSETSYAKIIFEKLVELEPTNAGNYILLSNVFAAAGHWSEVRKLRILLEKKGLVKPPGKSWIVVKNKLHQFTAGDKSHPESDKIYQKLSYLVSSIKRRGYVPDVCWVLHDEEPEEKLRRLLSHSEKLAIAFGLMNAGAKSPVLITKNLRVCGDCHEFSKHVSRLVGKEIILRDGSRFHHFSNGICSCKDYW